Within the Acidobacteriota bacterium genome, the region TCGACCGAGGAGCTGCAGCAGCAGGCCGAGGCGCGCGGCAGCGGGCGCATCGAACGATCGGAGTGGCGCGGTCACGAGAACAACCGCGGCGGCGTCGGCGGCTACGGGCTCTACTGGTTCGACTGGTTCTTCGACGACCCGACCGACATCGGGCAGCCGTCGATCATCGTCGAGCCGGCGACCGGCCGCGTCCCCGAGTACACCGCCGACGCCAGCGAGCGCATCGCGCTCAACATGGCCCAGCTCCACGACTCCTACGCCAACATGGAGACCGGTGACCGCTGCATCTCGCGCGGCGTGCTCGGCATGATGATGCCGACCGAGTACAACAACGGCACCCTCATCCTGCAGCCCCCCGGCTACGTGGTCTTCCACAGCGAGATGATCCACAACGCGCGCATCGTCCCGATCGAGGGCGCCCCGCACGTCGACGCGGGCATCCGGCAGTGGGAGGGCGACCCTCGCGGCCGCTGGGAGGGCAACACGCTGGTGATCGAATCGACCAACTTCCGGGCGGTGCGCAACATGCGCGGGCCCAGCGCCGGTATCCGTTCGCGGCAATCGGAGGCGCAACGTATCGTCGAGCGGCTCACCGTCGCCGGTCCGGACCTGCTGCTCTACTCGGTCACGATGGACGATCCGGAGACCTACACCGGACCGTGGACCGCGGCGTTCCCCTACGACCGCGACGACGGCTACGTGCAGTTCGAGTACGCCTGTCACGAAGGCAATTACTCGGTGCCCAATGCCCTGGGCGGCGCCCGGAAGGAAGAGGCGGACGCGCAGCGGTGACGCTTGGCAGCGGTAGTGACGCTGCGGCAGCAATGATGCGGAAGACAGTGACGCGGAAGAGGAGGTGTGCGATGACGAACCGGTTTTTCGCGCGGCTCGTGGTGGTTGGGTTCCTGGTGGCACTGGTAGCTCCCGCCGCGGCCCAGTCGGCCGACGAAGGCTGGACGGTACCGCGCACCGCGGACGGCCATCCCGATCTGCAGGGCGTCTGGGCGAGTGACTCGGCGACGCCCCTGGAACGGCCGGGGGAGCTGGCCGATACGCCGTTCCTGACCGACGAGCAGGTGGCGACGCTGGCCGAGCGCGCCGCGGCGCTCTTCAACGGCGAGACCGACGCGGCCTTCGGCGAGAGCGTGTTCCGCGCCGCGCTCGCCGACCGGACCAACTACCAGTCGGGAGACGGCGTCACCGAGGAGAACCCGCAGGGCACCGGCAATTACAACCAGTTCTGGCTGATCGACCGCTGGTTCGACAACCGGACGTCGCTCATCGAGGATCCGCCGAACGGGCGGATGCCCGAGATGACCGAGGATGGGAAGCGACGCGCCGAGGCGCGCGCCGCCGTGGAGCGCCCGCGCTTCCCGGCGGGGCCGGAGGATCTGGGGGCGGGCCTGCGCTGTTCGGGAGGCCGCGTGCCGATGACCGGGCGGGGCTACAACAGCAACTACCAGATCGTGCAGTCGGCCGACTCGGTCGCCATCCTGATGGAGATGATGCACGATACGCGCATCATTCCGCTCGATGGGCGCCCCCACCTGCCGGCCGCTCTCCGCAAGGATCTCGGCGATTCCCGCGGCCACTGGGACGGCGACACGCTGGTGGTCGAGACGACCAACTTCAAGCGCGACGTCAACTTCAGTGGCGCGACCAGCAATCTCCGACTGGTCGAGCGCTTCACGCGCGTGGCCGAGGACCGGCTGCAGTACGAGTTCACGATGGACGACCCGACGACATGGACCCGCCCCTGGATGGCGCGGATCTTCATGCGGCCGGCACCCGGAACCGGGCAGATCTACGAGTTCGCCTGCCACGAGGGGAACTACGCCATCGAGAACACCCTGCGCGGCGCGCGGTTACAGGAGGCGCAGGCCGGCGGCCAGTAGCAGCTATGGCCCGTTGCCGCGGACGGCGGTTCGCGATAGAGCGTTGAAGTGGTTCGGGCCGTCGCCCGGCTCGCCCGGTGTGCGGAGCACCATCAGGACAGGAGGCGCGGGTCGAGGGCCAGCCACAGGAGCCCGGACCCGAAATCGCTACGTTCCCTGCCCGGCGGCGGCCAGCGCCGGTTCCGCCGACGGCGCGCCCGGCGCGCCGACCGGCCGCAGCATGCGCAGGCCGTTGAAGGTGACGAGCAGCGATGCGCCCATGTCGGCGGCCACCGCCATCCACAGGGTGGCGGCCCCGAAGACCATGAACGCGAGGAAGATCGCCTTGGCGCCGAGGGCGACGGTGATGTTCTCGATGATGATCCGCCGGGCGCGCCGCGCGTGGTTCACCACGAACGGGAGCTTCCGCAGGTCGTCCTGCATCAGCACGACGTCGGCCGACTCGGCCGCGATGTCGGTGGCGTTGCCGTCCATCGCGTTCACCGGCCGCAGCTCGCGCACTTCCGGCTCGCCGCGGGTGACGATGCCGGTCTTGTCGAACGCCACCGCGCGCAGGCGCCCGAGTTCCTCGAGGTGCGATCCGCCCTTGATCAGCACGCCGTGGCGCGTGGCCGACGTGATGGCGGCGGCAATCGTCACCGGCGTCGAGATCACGAGCCCGCACGGGCACGAGATCAGCAGGATGAGCATCGCCTGATAGAACCAGTGCTGCCAGTCGCCGCCGAGCAGCAGCGGCGGCGCCGTCCCGACCGCGAGGGCCACCGCGAACATCAGCGGCGTGTAGTAGCGCGCGAACCGGTCGATGAAGCGCTCGGTCGGCGCCCGGTGATGGTGGCTCTCGCGGACCATGCGGGTGATGCGGGCCAGCATCGTGTCCGATGCGGCCCGCGTGGTGCGCAGCTCGACCATGCCGTGGGCGTTCACGGTTCCCGCGAACGAGCCGATGGCGTTGCGCGCCCGCCGCGCGCTCCAGTTCTCGATCAGCCCCGACAGCCCGTGGAGGAAGGCCAGCACCGCGGCCTCGGCCCACTCCGCCAGGAACAGGGCGGCGACGACCGACACCAGCACCAGTGCGCTCATGTCCGGCCGCAGGCGTACCAGCGA harbors:
- a CDS encoding HAD-IC family P-type ATPase, whose translation is MNCGSGRSATRRARIREELDYRVEGLDCNEEVAVLRRVLVATSGLALVAGFVLHVAVAGGGVVETLLAHNHGAHHVDPSVAVLLLVGIVAGLLPSGRKAASSLVRLRPDMSALVLVSVVAALFLAEWAEAAVLAFLHGLSGLIENWSARRARNAIGSFAGTVNAHGMVELRTTRAASDTMLARITRMVRESHHHRAPTERFIDRFARYYTPLMFAVALAVGTAPPLLLGGDWQHWFYQAMLILLISCPCGLVISTPVTIAAAITSATRHGVLIKGGSHLEELGRLRAVAFDKTGIVTRGEPEVRELRPVNAMDGNATDIAAESADVVLMQDDLRKLPFVVNHARRARRIIIENITVALGAKAIFLAFMVFGAATLWMAVAADMGASLLVTFNGLRMLRPVGAPGAPSAEPALAAAGQGT